A genomic window from Sphingobacterium sp. BN32 includes:
- a CDS encoding OsmC family protein, with translation MKVELQRKNQAVHFEASAPSSSVKVNIDGPDSIGGEGKGVRPMELVLIALGSCSVFDLTTILEKQRQEIEDIQVEVEGQRRDEIPNIFTKIHITFKLKGNIDEVKAQKAAELAVKKYCSVHDMLAAGGVDITYSIQLV, from the coding sequence ATGAAAGTAGAACTACAACGTAAAAATCAAGCTGTTCATTTTGAAGCGTCAGCTCCATCTTCTTCAGTGAAAGTAAATATTGATGGTCCGGATTCTATCGGCGGAGAAGGAAAGGGCGTTCGACCAATGGAATTGGTCTTGATTGCCTTAGGGTCTTGCAGTGTATTCGACCTCACAACCATTTTGGAGAAGCAACGTCAGGAAATTGAAGATATACAAGTGGAGGTGGAAGGACAGCGACGCGATGAAATCCCGAACATCTTTACAAAGATTCACATTACGTTTAAGTTGAAGGGCAATATTGACGAGGTAAAAGCCCAGAAAGCCGCAGAACTAGCAGTGAAAAAATATTGCTCTGTTCATGATATGTTAGCTGCCGGAGGTGTAGATATTACCTACAGCATTCAGCTTGTATAA
- a CDS encoding LacI family DNA-binding transcriptional regulator, with translation MAGNKPTTIKEIARKLKISPSTVSRALNDHPSIGLVTTMRVKKMAEEMAYEPNQTAIFFKQRKTFTIGVILSKLSEPFFSEAISAIENVAEEKKYTVLLGQSLDDEQRELNIVQTFKKHRVDGILVSLGKNTGDTDFMEVLAKTEIPVVFFDCVPDLPNVHKVYSDLSSGMIEAISAFIERGHNKIALINGPESLLASKERTAAYTEALTKNGIPFDSNYIVHTDLTEHGNEEAMEKLCSLADRPSAVVSFNDFVTLDLIRYAKLRGIVLNQDMYFISYANYPLWKYMDNPPMGSIEQYPEQQAHRAAEILFDCIDKKEYVETPQEVVFPSKLVLK, from the coding sequence ATGGCAGGAAATAAACCGACCACAATAAAAGAAATTGCGCGCAAGCTTAAAATTTCACCTTCCACGGTGTCCAGAGCGTTGAATGACCATCCAAGTATCGGTTTGGTCACTACCATGCGCGTTAAAAAGATGGCAGAGGAAATGGCCTATGAGCCGAACCAAACTGCTATCTTCTTCAAACAGCGTAAGACTTTTACGATTGGTGTTATTTTATCCAAACTTTCTGAGCCTTTCTTTTCCGAAGCTATCTCTGCAATTGAGAATGTCGCTGAGGAGAAAAAATATACCGTACTGCTAGGGCAATCCTTAGATGATGAGCAGCGGGAGTTGAATATCGTCCAAACCTTCAAAAAGCATCGTGTCGATGGTATCCTGGTTTCGCTAGGAAAAAACACCGGCGACACAGACTTCATGGAGGTCTTAGCCAAAACGGAAATTCCAGTTGTGTTTTTCGACTGCGTACCGGACTTACCCAATGTTCATAAGGTATATAGCGACCTTTCTTCAGGTATGATAGAGGCAATTAGCGCATTTATCGAGCGTGGACACAACAAGATAGCGTTGATTAATGGTCCTGAATCTTTACTAGCCAGTAAAGAACGCACGGCTGCCTATACCGAGGCATTAACTAAGAACGGAATTCCGTTTGATAGCAATTATATTGTACATACCGACTTAACGGAACATGGCAATGAGGAGGCAATGGAGAAATTATGCTCTTTAGCTGACAGACCCTCAGCCGTGGTATCTTTTAATGATTTCGTAACGCTTGATCTTATCCGTTACGCAAAACTTCGCGGAATTGTATTAAATCAAGATATGTATTTCATTAGTTATGCGAATTATCCGTTATGGAAATATATGGACAATCCGCCTATGGGTAGTATCGAACAGTATCCCGAACAGCAAGCTCACCGTGCTGCCGAGATATTATTCGATTGTATAGATAAGAAGGAATATGTAGAAACTCCACAAGAAGTTGTTTTCCCTTCTAAATTAGTATTGAAGTAA
- a CDS encoding S41 family peptidase — translation MKKLIPLFALLILFSCKKDITKISPPPRPETPISSRTDEQKLRDSVYYYYKEQSYWTESVGTYDPISSFTDKYNTPDNVLSALMQQTPFHAGYNGPIDRFSRIDDISSDGGSRAKRADLADGYGIYLTFARVNNAVYLYAYFIEGGSPAESKGMRRGDRIIEMNGNTDMSQNNISYIQKALDGPNLNLKVLRDGKEVVVPEMTYTSYDINPVTKDSVLTVGTKKYGYLALSSFEEMTDDRGNSTAMLNDLNAAFDNFQKNNVNELILDFRVNTGGYVSTAIYLANKIINSNGDGKLMFSYDVNKNLEKYKSGRNAQFDNEIFHKNNTTEIQKVVFLVTEYTASAAEIVISVLKPYMDVKLVAEKSATFGKPVGFYRQDIMDKIGLWVASFKVVNASGYTDYWDGIPADIKNVTDNVTLDFGNPNENMVAAALSYLSTGSLTTTAREARASTRFGSSSTTPLNRINKLRERDLIKN, via the coding sequence ATGAAAAAATTAATACCCCTTTTTGCATTGCTGATATTATTCAGTTGCAAAAAAGATATAACTAAAATAAGTCCTCCACCGAGGCCTGAAACTCCGATTTCTTCGAGAACGGACGAGCAAAAACTTCGCGATAGTGTTTACTACTATTATAAAGAACAGTCTTATTGGACAGAGTCTGTAGGGACTTATGATCCGATCTCTAGCTTTACCGATAAATATAATACTCCGGATAACGTACTTAGTGCTTTGATGCAGCAGACTCCCTTTCATGCCGGCTACAATGGTCCAATCGATCGATTTTCAAGGATTGACGATATTAGTTCTGATGGCGGTTCAAGGGCGAAGCGAGCAGATCTGGCAGATGGCTACGGAATTTACTTAACATTTGCACGAGTAAATAATGCCGTGTATCTCTATGCCTATTTTATTGAAGGTGGGTCACCCGCAGAAAGTAAAGGAATGCGTAGGGGAGACCGTATAATTGAAATGAACGGAAATACGGATATGAGCCAAAATAACATATCCTACATACAAAAGGCATTGGACGGTCCAAATTTAAATCTGAAAGTATTGCGCGATGGTAAGGAGGTTGTGGTTCCTGAGATGACTTATACCAGTTATGACATCAACCCTGTTACTAAAGATTCCGTGCTTACTGTTGGGACTAAAAAATACGGCTATCTCGCTTTGTCTTCCTTCGAAGAGATGACCGATGATAGAGGTAACAGTACAGCAATGTTAAACGATCTTAACGCAGCATTTGACAATTTCCAGAAAAACAATGTTAATGAACTAATATTAGATTTTCGAGTAAATACAGGCGGCTATGTCAGTACGGCGATATACCTAGCAAATAAAATCATCAACAGCAATGGTGACGGAAAATTGATGTTCTCATATGATGTCAATAAGAATCTAGAAAAGTACAAATCAGGAAGAAACGCACAGTTTGACAATGAAATTTTTCATAAAAACAATACTACTGAAATTCAAAAAGTAGTGTTCCTGGTTACAGAATATACCGCTTCGGCAGCAGAGATTGTTATTAGCGTATTGAAGCCATACATGGATGTGAAGCTAGTGGCAGAAAAGTCGGCAACCTTTGGGAAGCCAGTAGGATTTTACCGTCAAGATATTATGGATAAAATCGGTCTTTGGGTTGCCTCGTTCAAAGTAGTGAATGCTTCAGGATATACTGACTATTGGGATGGTATTCCGGCGGATATCAAAAATGTAACGGATAATGTCACACTGGATTTCGGAAACCCTAATGAGAATATGGTAGCCGCAGCATTGAGTTACTTGTCTACAGGATCCTTGACGACGACAGCTCGTGAAGCAAGAGCATCCACAAGATTCGGTTCGTCTTCTACAACGCCTTTAAATAGGATAAATAAGTTGCGTGAGAGGGACTTAATAAAGAATTAA
- a CDS encoding S41 family peptidase — protein MKFRITLALALFLAALASCKKDGPNPDADKEILLRDSTYYYSLVLSLWTDSIPEPKMKSNDEIDLRAFTGNLSTAEQVLDKVKGYTTLDRFSFIDREGVVGEEIGQGLHKEFGLVPDYFSPDQTAQNAKLYIKLVQKNSPAEAAGVVRGMEVLSIDGNSKIDYTTQKNQGFALVNKLFGGSENVSIQVKSPTDGKVSTVNLTAKNYQIDPIIANKVIERGGKKVGYLAYTSFVEVLTKTSTNSYYNGLVQAVKNLETQGIQELVVDLRYNGGGSTNAAELLANLLAPTKVGTGVMYSYKINEYLKGWGWDDESDPKAPFKSVKFKKENNLNLSKIYFLVTKSTASASELLMNSLIPHMQVEIISQNGVGSYGKPVGFFGLGVVHDYAELYITSFQTLNSNGDGNYFSGLVGTKKNSTDDIQHALGDPNERMFADALYHIANNTYQSASASTRRTSTGQEIRPKAFDVPLQSDISMSMFKFANDKDIPQIK, from the coding sequence ATGAAATTCAGAATTACTCTTGCTCTCGCTCTTTTCTTAGCAGCGTTAGCATCCTGCAAGAAGGATGGGCCTAATCCGGATGCCGATAAAGAAATATTACTTCGCGACTCCACCTATTATTATTCTCTTGTACTATCGTTATGGACAGATTCAATCCCTGAGCCTAAGATGAAGAGTAACGATGAGATTGATTTACGTGCTTTTACAGGGAATCTTTCTACAGCGGAGCAAGTGCTTGACAAGGTTAAGGGCTATACGACATTGGATCGATTCAGTTTTATCGACCGTGAAGGGGTAGTAGGTGAAGAGATCGGTCAAGGATTGCATAAAGAGTTCGGATTGGTGCCTGATTATTTCTCTCCGGACCAAACTGCGCAAAATGCAAAGCTTTATATCAAGCTTGTGCAGAAGAACTCACCTGCCGAAGCTGCGGGTGTCGTGCGGGGTATGGAAGTGTTGAGTATAGATGGCAATAGTAAAATAGATTATACGACGCAAAAGAATCAAGGTTTTGCCTTGGTGAATAAATTATTTGGCGGCTCAGAGAATGTCAGTATTCAGGTTAAAAGTCCGACGGATGGCAAGGTGTCTACGGTTAATTTGACCGCGAAAAACTATCAGATCGATCCTATTATCGCCAATAAAGTTATAGAGCGTGGCGGGAAGAAAGTAGGCTATTTGGCATATACCTCCTTTGTTGAAGTTCTTACAAAGACAAGTACAAACAGTTATTACAATGGATTGGTGCAGGCCGTTAAGAATTTGGAAACTCAGGGTATTCAGGAGCTGGTGGTAGATTTACGCTATAATGGAGGTGGATCAACCAATGCGGCAGAACTATTGGCAAACTTGCTTGCTCCAACAAAGGTTGGAACAGGTGTCATGTATAGCTATAAAATTAATGAGTACCTGAAAGGCTGGGGTTGGGATGATGAAAGCGATCCGAAAGCGCCATTTAAATCTGTGAAATTCAAGAAAGAGAACAATTTGAATCTCTCTAAAATCTACTTTTTGGTCACGAAGAGTACAGCGTCAGCAAGTGAGTTGTTGATGAATTCGCTTATTCCGCATATGCAAGTGGAAATCATTAGTCAGAATGGCGTTGGTTCATATGGTAAACCGGTAGGTTTCTTCGGGCTTGGCGTCGTTCATGATTATGCTGAGCTGTATATCACGTCTTTCCAAACGCTGAATAGCAATGGAGATGGTAATTACTTCAGCGGATTAGTTGGTACAAAGAAAAACTCAACGGATGATATACAGCACGCCTTAGGAGATCCTAATGAGCGTATGTTTGCAGATGCTTTATATCACATCGCTAATAATACTTACCAGTCTGCATCGGCGTCTACCCGAAGAACAAGTACGGGACAGGAGATCAGGCCTAAAGCTTTTGATGTTCCATTGCAAAGCGATATTTCCATGAGTATGTTCAAATTTGCGAATGACAAGGATATTCCACAAATAAAATAA
- a CDS encoding HAD family hydrolase — protein MTISEFPKDKKVYLFELDDVLYPKQDFLLQVYYLFAQFLEFTEARPISAEMTAFMKDRLLAEGEDAVFDATAKQFDLKETYRENFERLQVNGHLPLKLFLFDEIKELFKELSASGKQIAVLTKGNPALQLNKLRHIDWEGYDKKLKVYFVDELAFRDIEPFSYIASENNVDAEDLHFTATNLTR, from the coding sequence ATGACGATTTCAGAATTTCCAAAAGACAAGAAAGTCTATCTGTTCGAATTAGATGATGTTTTATATCCTAAGCAGGATTTCTTGTTACAAGTGTATTATCTATTTGCTCAATTTCTTGAGTTTACAGAGGCGCGGCCGATCTCGGCAGAGATGACGGCTTTTATGAAAGACAGGCTATTGGCCGAAGGGGAAGACGCGGTGTTTGATGCGACTGCAAAGCAGTTTGATCTGAAAGAGACGTATCGCGAAAACTTTGAACGATTGCAGGTAAATGGGCATCTTCCATTGAAGTTGTTCTTATTCGATGAGATCAAAGAACTGTTCAAGGAACTTTCTGCGTCAGGGAAACAGATCGCCGTTCTGACAAAGGGCAACCCTGCCTTACAGTTAAATAAGTTGCGACACATTGATTGGGAGGGTTATGATAAGAAACTCAAAGTTTATTTTGTTGACGAATTAGCTTTCCGAGATATTGAACCTTTTAGTTATATTGCTTCTGAAAATAATGTAGATGCGGAAGATTTACATTTTACAGCTACCAATTTGACTAGATAA
- a CDS encoding ABC transporter ATP-binding protein, whose amino-acid sequence MILKANNIFKSYGDLPILKGVSVSVNKGEIVSIVGASGAGKSTLLHIMGTLDKPDKGTLMIEGIDVFSLSEKNLSDFRNKHIGFVFQFHHLLPEFTALENVCIPAYIAGVDKGQAEKRGMELLDVLGVAHRAKHKPSAMSGGEQQRVSVARALINDPTIVLADEPSGNLDSENAASLHQLFFDLRDKMQQTFVIVTHNEDLARISDRTIHMRDGLIY is encoded by the coding sequence ATGATCTTAAAGGCCAATAATATTTTTAAATCTTACGGTGATCTTCCGATCTTGAAGGGAGTCAGTGTATCGGTTAACAAAGGTGAAATTGTTTCCATTGTTGGTGCTTCTGGTGCCGGCAAGAGTACGCTTTTACACATCATGGGAACATTGGATAAGCCGGACAAAGGCACCTTGATGATCGAGGGTATCGATGTGTTTTCATTGAGTGAGAAGAACCTGAGTGATTTTAGGAATAAGCATATTGGTTTTGTGTTCCAATTTCATCACTTGTTGCCTGAATTTACTGCATTAGAGAATGTGTGCATTCCGGCGTATATCGCTGGGGTTGATAAGGGGCAGGCGGAGAAGAGAGGGATGGAGTTGCTGGATGTATTGGGGGTTGCCCATCGGGCGAAGCACAAGCCTTCGGCGATGTCGGGAGGGGAGCAGCAGCGGGTATCTGTTGCCCGGGCTTTGATAAATGACCCTACGATTGTTCTAGCGGATGAGCCTTCGGGAAACCTGGATTCAGAGAACGCGGCATCCTTACATCAGTTGTTTTTTGACTTGCGTGATAAGATGCAACAGACTTTCGTCATCGTGACGCATAATGAGGACTTGGCTCGCATTTCAGATCGTACCATCCACATGCGTGATGGTTTAATTTACTAG
- the sucC gene encoding ADP-forming succinate--CoA ligase subunit beta, producing the protein MNIHEYQGKEILKSFGVAVQEGIVAETPEQAVEAAKRMKEEFNSDWVVVKAQIHAGGRGKGGGVKLAKNHDEVLQRSTDIIGMQLVTPQTGPEGKKVNKVLIAQDVYYPGESETKEFYMSVLLDRATGRNIIMYSTEGGMDIEEVAEKTPHLIFKEEIDPKVGLQGFQARKIAFNLGLSGAAHKDMVKFVAALYKAYDSIDASMFEINPVLKTSDNKILAVDAKVNLDENALYRHADIAALRDITEEDPTEVEAGESNLNYVKLDGNVGCMVNGAGLAMATMDIIKLAGGEPANFLDVGGTANAETVKAGFNIILKDPNVKAILINIFGGIVRCDRVAQGVIDAYNEIGNIPVPIIVRLQGTNAKEAKDLIDESGLKVYSAILLKEAAELVTKVLNEGK; encoded by the coding sequence ATGAACATTCACGAATATCAAGGAAAAGAAATACTTAAGAGTTTCGGAGTAGCAGTACAAGAAGGTATTGTTGCTGAAACCCCAGAGCAAGCTGTTGAGGCTGCGAAAAGAATGAAAGAAGAATTCAACTCGGACTGGGTTGTGGTAAAAGCACAAATCCATGCGGGTGGCCGTGGTAAAGGTGGTGGTGTGAAATTAGCAAAAAACCATGATGAAGTATTACAACGTTCTACTGACATCATCGGTATGCAATTAGTAACTCCGCAGACTGGTCCAGAAGGTAAAAAAGTTAACAAAGTTTTAATCGCTCAGGATGTTTACTACCCTGGAGAGAGTGAAACAAAAGAATTCTACATGTCTGTATTGTTAGACCGTGCTACTGGTCGCAACATCATTATGTACTCAACAGAAGGTGGTATGGATATCGAAGAGGTTGCTGAAAAAACTCCTCACTTAATTTTCAAAGAAGAGATCGATCCTAAAGTAGGCTTACAAGGCTTCCAAGCGCGTAAGATTGCTTTCAACTTAGGATTATCAGGCGCTGCACACAAAGACATGGTTAAGTTTGTAGCTGCTCTATACAAAGCATACGATTCTATCGATGCTTCTATGTTCGAAATCAACCCTGTATTAAAAACTTCTGATAACAAAATCTTAGCAGTAGACGCAAAAGTAAACTTAGATGAGAATGCTTTATACCGTCACGCTGATATCGCTGCATTACGCGACATCACGGAAGAAGATCCTACAGAAGTAGAAGCTGGTGAGTCAAACTTAAACTACGTTAAATTAGACGGAAACGTTGGATGTATGGTAAATGGTGCTGGTCTTGCGATGGCTACTATGGACATCATCAAATTAGCTGGTGGTGAACCTGCTAACTTCTTAGACGTAGGTGGTACTGCAAATGCTGAGACTGTAAAAGCTGGTTTCAACATCATCTTAAAAGACCCTAACGTAAAAGCTATCTTAATCAACATCTTCGGTGGTATCGTTCGTTGTGACCGCGTTGCTCAAGGTGTTATTGATGCTTATAACGAAATCGGAAATATCCCTGTGCCAATCATCGTACGTTTACAAGGTACTAACGCGAAAGAAGCGAAAGACCTTATCGATGAATCAGGTTTAAAAGTATACTCAGCAATCTTATTAAAAGAAGCTGCTGAATTAGTAACTAAAGTATTAAACGAAGGAAAATAG
- the hemL gene encoding glutamate-1-semialdehyde 2,1-aminomutase yields MTTSVSDISREKSAELFEKAKQYFPGGVNSPVRAFKSVYGTPLFIERGDRAHLWDADGNEFIDYCCSWGPLILGHNNPEIREAVQNQLGKGLSFGAPTALENELAELILNNNKKIEKIRFVSSGTEAVMSAIRLARGYTKRDKIVKFEGCYHGHSDSLLVKAGSGLVTFGETSSAGVPKSFADETIVIALNDKAALEKVFADFKDQIAAVIIEGVPANNGLLIQEKEYIQFLRDITKTNGALLIFDEVITGFRLGFEGASKYYDIQPDILTYGKIIGGGMPVGAYGASKELMGCISPDGAVYQAGTLSGNPVAMAAGIAALSILAQPGFYEKLEQTTQAFVEELRSFIAERGYQIKIFSIGSIFWFAFTEQEKIQRADQIDPASMEFYKKMHRELLNRGIYFGPSGYEVGFISAAHTEDDLKQTLAKIKESLDIVFQ; encoded by the coding sequence ATGACAACATCTGTTTCAGATATTTCACGCGAAAAATCAGCCGAGTTATTTGAAAAAGCTAAGCAATATTTCCCAGGAGGCGTAAATTCTCCGGTTCGTGCTTTCAAATCCGTGTATGGTACTCCATTATTTATCGAACGTGGTGATAGAGCCCATTTATGGGATGCTGATGGCAATGAATTTATCGACTACTGTTGTTCCTGGGGACCTCTTATCCTAGGTCATAACAATCCTGAAATCCGCGAAGCAGTACAAAATCAACTAGGTAAAGGACTAAGCTTTGGTGCGCCTACTGCCTTAGAGAATGAGCTCGCAGAATTGATCTTAAACAACAATAAGAAAATCGAAAAAATACGTTTTGTAAGCTCTGGAACGGAAGCGGTAATGTCTGCAATTCGTTTAGCTAGAGGATATACCAAACGTGATAAAATCGTGAAATTCGAAGGATGTTATCATGGCCACTCCGATTCCCTTCTTGTAAAGGCAGGATCGGGACTGGTTACATTCGGTGAAACCTCATCGGCAGGGGTTCCAAAATCTTTCGCTGATGAAACCATTGTGATTGCATTAAACGATAAAGCAGCTTTAGAAAAAGTTTTTGCAGATTTCAAAGACCAAATCGCCGCAGTAATTATCGAAGGGGTTCCCGCGAATAACGGACTGCTAATTCAAGAAAAAGAATACATACAATTCCTACGCGATATAACAAAAACAAACGGAGCCTTATTAATCTTTGACGAGGTTATTACCGGCTTCCGCTTAGGTTTTGAAGGTGCTTCAAAATACTACGATATACAACCCGATATTCTAACCTACGGTAAGATTATCGGTGGTGGTATGCCTGTTGGAGCTTATGGGGCATCAAAAGAATTGATGGGCTGTATCTCGCCCGACGGCGCTGTTTATCAAGCTGGAACATTGTCAGGTAATCCCGTAGCCATGGCTGCTGGTATCGCTGCATTATCGATCTTAGCACAACCTGGTTTCTACGAGAAACTGGAACAAACCACCCAAGCTTTCGTTGAAGAATTGCGCAGCTTTATCGCCGAACGCGGGTATCAAATCAAGATCTTTAGCATCGGTTCTATCTTCTGGTTTGCGTTTACTGAACAAGAGAAAATTCAACGCGCCGATCAGATCGACCCTGCTTCCATGGAGTTCTATAAGAAAATGCACCGCGAACTATTGAACCGTGGCATTTACTTTGGCCCATCGGGCTATGAAGTCGGATTTATTTCTGCAGCACATACGGAGGACGATCTAAAACAGACTTTAGCCAAGATCAAAGAATCCTTGGATATTGTATTTCAATAA
- a CDS encoding FMN-dependent NADH-azoreductase yields the protein MKVLIVNSSTREEYSHSRSLSKLFVETWSKKYPNDSYVYREVGLTPVPHITNEWIGASFTKVEARTAENQKILELSNTLVKELKEADIYVIATPMYNWSIPSGLKSYIDQIMRINETWKFRSGRPDGDYVGLLEDKRMFILSSRGDSGYGVNEKNGHMNFQTTYLTFIFNILGVKDITTLSLDNEEFGGELFAQSQRKIFDQIAKLEE from the coding sequence ATGAAGGTATTGATAGTAAATTCGAGCACAAGAGAGGAGTACTCTCACAGTAGATCGCTTAGTAAGCTTTTTGTAGAAACATGGTCAAAAAAATATCCAAACGATAGTTATGTATATCGGGAGGTTGGTTTGACTCCTGTTCCACATATTACGAATGAATGGATTGGAGCATCTTTCACCAAAGTAGAGGCTAGGACCGCAGAAAACCAGAAAATACTCGAGCTGAGTAATACTTTGGTAAAGGAATTAAAAGAGGCAGACATCTATGTGATTGCCACGCCGATGTACAATTGGTCTATACCTAGTGGACTCAAATCGTATATTGACCAAATTATGCGAATCAATGAAACGTGGAAATTTAGGTCTGGACGGCCTGATGGCGATTACGTCGGGCTTTTAGAAGATAAAAGGATGTTTATTTTATCGAGCAGGGGAGACAGTGGATATGGGGTAAACGAGAAAAATGGACATATGAACTTCCAAACTACTTATCTAACATTCATTTTTAATATTTTGGGTGTCAAAGACATCACCACTTTATCATTGGATAACGAAGAGTTTGGAGGAGAGTTGTTTGCCCAATCTCAACGAAAGATATTCGACCAAATTGCCAAGCTCGAAGAATAA
- a CDS encoding Crp/Fnr family transcriptional regulator, whose product MDFKPLIENISKHVILNPEEISFFKRFWKVRTFKKGDYLLRNGNVCRYDNYVLSGALKAFYINAASGDEEIVYFAIDDWWATDIDSFSKQKPSIYSIQAIEDSTVLQISYSSFQNMLVEIPKLERYFRIILESYLGTLQQRIVYNNVFTAEHRYYDFLETYPKISSRVPQYLIASYLGVSAEFISRIRKKNKSS is encoded by the coding sequence ATGGATTTCAAACCTTTAATTGAAAATATTTCAAAGCATGTTATTCTAAATCCTGAGGAAATTTCCTTTTTTAAAAGGTTTTGGAAAGTTAGAACTTTTAAAAAAGGCGATTACCTCTTGCGGAATGGAAATGTATGTAGATATGATAATTACGTGTTATCAGGTGCTTTAAAAGCCTTTTACATCAATGCTGCAAGTGGGGACGAGGAGATTGTCTATTTTGCAATTGACGATTGGTGGGCAACGGATATCGATAGTTTCTCGAAACAGAAGCCAAGCATTTACAGTATTCAAGCGATTGAAGATTCTACCGTTTTACAGATTAGTTATTCCTCATTTCAAAATATGCTTGTAGAAATCCCGAAGTTGGAAAGATATTTCCGGATTATTCTGGAAAGTTATTTGGGAACTCTGCAGCAGAGAATTGTCTATAACAATGTATTCACTGCTGAACACAGATATTATGATTTTCTTGAAACCTATCCCAAAATATCATCTAGAGTGCCACAATATCTAATTGCTTCCTATTTGGGAGTGTCAGCAGAATTCATCAGCCGTATTCGAAAGAAAAACAAATCCTCTTGA
- the argC gene encoding N-acetyl-gamma-glutamyl-phosphate reductase, with amino-acid sequence MEKIKVGIVGSAGYTGGELLRILIFHPQVEIVFANSASNAGNKLSDVHNDLFGDTDLTFSSDFHSNIDVLFLCVGHGDAKKFLDANPVDPSVKIIDLSQDYRLRANSAYQGKDFVYGLPELNKDKIKEAQYTANPGCFATNIQLALLPLASKGLLPEQIHVNATTGSTGAGQKPSATTHFSWRNNNLSAYKSFDHQHLQEISESLDQLQEGFLPEGEGSLLARAAEKINFIPQRGDFARGIFSAIYVDSDLSEDAAYELYDSYYANHPFTHVSKANIDLKQVVNTNKSIIHLEKHGNKLLILNATDNLLKGASGQAVQNMNLMFGLDEKEGLRLKSVGF; translated from the coding sequence ATGGAAAAAATAAAAGTAGGAATTGTTGGATCTGCAGGATATACAGGTGGGGAATTGCTTCGTATTCTGATCTTCCACCCCCAAGTGGAAATCGTATTTGCTAATAGTGCATCGAACGCTGGAAATAAGCTGTCTGACGTGCATAACGATTTGTTTGGCGATACAGATTTAACTTTTTCCTCTGATTTTCATTCAAATATTGATGTTTTATTTTTGTGCGTAGGGCACGGAGATGCGAAGAAGTTTTTAGACGCAAATCCGGTTGATCCTAGTGTAAAGATTATTGATCTGTCGCAAGATTATCGTCTGCGTGCGAACAGCGCTTATCAAGGGAAGGACTTCGTTTATGGATTACCCGAATTGAATAAGGATAAGATCAAAGAAGCGCAATATACCGCTAATCCGGGTTGTTTTGCAACCAATATACAGTTGGCCCTATTGCCGCTGGCGAGCAAAGGTCTATTGCCGGAGCAAATCCACGTGAATGCGACGACCGGATCAACAGGCGCAGGACAGAAGCCTTCGGCGACGACGCATTTTTCATGGAGAAACAATAACTTATCGGCTTACAAGTCATTTGACCATCAGCACCTGCAAGAGATCTCTGAATCTTTAGACCAGTTGCAGGAGGGTTTTCTTCCCGAAGGCGAGGGTTCATTGTTAGCACGTGCAGCGGAGAAAATCAATTTTATCCCACAACGAGGTGATTTTGCAAGGGGTATCTTCTCGGCCATCTATGTAGATTCTGATTTATCGGAAGATGCGGCATATGAGCTGTATGATTCTTATTATGCGAATCATCCTTTTACCCATGTTTCCAAAGCGAATATAGACTTAAAACAAGTAGTCAATACCAACAAGAGCATAATCCATTTAGAGAAACACGGCAATAAATTGCTGATCTTAAACGCGACGGATAACTTGTTGAAAGGTGCTTCCGGACAAGCAGTGCAGAATATGAACCTGATGTTTGGGTTGGACGAAAAAGAAGGGCTGAGATTGAAGTCGGTGGGGTTTTAG